From the Jilunia laotingensis genome, the window ATTAAAGGGTGGGGGAGGACAAGCTCCGCTGTCTTTATCACTTCCTCTCCATACAAAAGAATATCGATATCGATCAGACGGTCGGAATACTGCCCGTTTACCGATTTATGAGTTCTTCCCAATTCCCTTTCTATTGCTTGCGTCTCATTGAGAAGCTGTAGGGGAGGCAGCTTTGTATCGGCACAGACGACAGCGTTCAGGAAGCTGTTTCCGGAAGAGAATCCCCAAGGCTCGGTCACATAAAAAGCGGAAAGGGAAACGATTTTCCCTATCCGCTCTCCGATTTTCTCTACGGCCATCCGCAGGTTCTGCTCTTTGTCACCTAAATTGGTACCAAGGCCCAGATATACGTTCATTATTTACTTAGCAATCGTGAATTAACTACTTTAGTCTAAAATCAGCATGGCATCACCATACGTACCGAAGCGATAGCCCTCCTTCATCGCCACGTGGTAAGCGTCCATCACCTGATCATAACCTCCGAAGGCGGCAACGATCATCAACAGGGTAGACAGCGGCATGTGGAAGTTGGAAATCATCGCATTGGCAACTGTAAATTCATAGGGAGGGAAGATGAACTTATTCGTCCAGCCTTCGAATTCCTTCAGGTGTCCGTCCGTACTCACCGTGCTTTCAATGGCACGCATCACCGTAGTACCCACAGCGCAGACGTTTTTGCCAAGGTCTTTAGCCCGGTTCACTGTCCGTACAGCCTCTTCACCTACAAACATCTGTTCAGAGTCCATCTTATGCTTCGTCAAATCCTCCACGTCGATATCGCGGAAGTTTCCCAAACCGGCATGCAAAGTGATATAAGCAAAGTCGATCCCTTTGATCTCCATGCGCTTCATCAACTCGCGGCTGAAGTGAAGACTGGCGGTAGGTGCGGTCACGGCTCCCTCGTTGCGGGCAAAGATAGACTGGAAACGTTCCGCATCTTCCTCTTCAACCGGACGGTTGATAATGGAATGAGGCAGCGGAGTCTCACCCAAAGCATAAAGTGCCTTTTTAAATTCGTCATGAGGTCCGTCGTAAAGGAAACGCAAGGTACGACCACGCGAAGTGGTATTGTCGATTACCTCGGCAACCATCGAGTCGTCATCACCAAAATAGAGCTTGTTTCCGATACGGATTTTACGAGCCGGATCGACAAGCACGTCCCAAAGACGAAGCTCCTCGTTCAGCTCCCGCAACAAGAATACTTCGATACGAGCCCCAGTCTTTTCCTTGTTCCCGTACAAGCGGGCAGGAAAAACCTTCGTATCGTTGAAAATAAACACATCCTTATCATCAAAATAATTCAAGACGTCTTTAAACATCTTGTGTTCAATCTGACCTGTTTTACGGTGGAGTACCATTAAACGCGATTCATCTCTGTACTTCGTCGGGTGCAAAGCAATTTTGTCCTCAGGCAACTTAAATTTAAATTGTGACAGTTTCATATCTATTCTTCTTATTACGTTAATTATCTTCTGTTATTTCTATCTCCTGCTCATCCATCCAGGCAGCAAACTGCATCGGGTCGAGGCAATCTTCCAGCTTCACTTCTCCCACCCTCGTCCGGATCAATCCTGTCAGATGGGCTCCGCTTTGGAGCGCTTCACCGATATCCCGGGCCAACGCACGGATATAGGTGCCTTTGCTACAGACCACACGGATTTTTATCTCCATCCGTTCCAAGTCGCATTCCAATAGTTCTATCTCATCGATGACGAGCAACTTCGGTTTCAGTTCCACCTCTTCCCCCTTACGGGCCAAGTCGTAGGCACGTTTGCCGTCCACCTTGCAAGCAGAGAATACGGGCGGAATCTGATGAATCTCGCCCAAGAACCGTTTCAACGCCTCTTCCACCTTCTCACGGGTAATATGTTCGGTAGGATACGTGGCGTCTATCTCATGTTCCAAGTCGTAAGACGGAGTGGTAGCCCCCAGTTGTACGGTGGCAATATACTCTTTGGTATGATATTGGAACTCTTCTATCCGCTTTGTAGCCTTCCCCGTACAGACAATCATGACTCCCGTAGCCAGAGGATCGAGCGTACCGGCATGGCCTACTTTCAGTTTCTTCACTTTCATCCTCCGGCAAATGTGGTAGCGTGCATGCCCCACCACTTTGAACGATGTCCAACCGAGAGGTTTATTAAAATAGAGTACTTCTCCTTCTTTAAAATTCAAAATATTAACGATTAAGTTTACTACTTAATTCAACAAGCTGCATACTATTGTCACCGTACCCACAATGGCACAGTAGATAGCAAAGTAGATCAGCTTGCCTTTCTTCACGATATTAATCATCCACTTGCAAGCCAGACACCCCGACACAAAGGCGGCCAAGAAACCGATCACCAACGAGAGGGTAGGGATGTCTCCCGTAACAGCTTCTCCTTTCATCATCTTCATGCCATCCAGCAAGGCTTCTCCCAAAATGGGAGGTATCACCATCAGGAAAGAGAATTGTGCCAGCTTCGTTTTGTTGTCTCCCAACAGAAGTCCGGTCGCAATCGTACTACCCGAACGTGAAAGCCCCGGAAGCACGGCACATGCCTGTGCAAGACCGATAATGAACGCATCTTTCATCGAAATGTTCTCCTTCTGACGCGGTTTCGCATAGTAAGAGAAAGCAAGCAAAGCAGCCGTCAGCAACAAGCAAAAACCGACAATCAACAGTCCCGAACCAAAAATCTCTTCTACATAATCTTTAAAGAAAACGCCTACAATTCCGATAGGAATCATAGAAACAAGGATATTGATCACATATTTCGTCTCACTGTTCATCTCCCATTTAAACAATCCACGGAAAATCCAGTCGATCTCTTTCCACAGTATGACAAGCGTACTAAATACCGTAGCCACATGAACCACGATCGTAAATGCCAGATTCTCTTCTCCCTGTATGCCGAATAAGGCTGATCCGATGGCCAGATGGCCGCTACTGCTCACAGGTAAATACTCCGTCAGCCCCTGAACGAGACCGAGGATAAGTGCTTCAAACCATTCCATCCTTACTCTTCTGTTTTGGTTTTAGGTTTACGCAGCACAGCGTATATCATAAAAATGAAACCCAGGAAGCAAACCACCGGTGCTACCCTGATTCTACGCACGCTAAAAATATCCGGTTCAAAAGTGGTCTCCGTCGATGAAGGCCCTGTCATAAGGATAAAGCCTATGATCACTACCGCCATTCCGATAGCCAGCAGAATGAAGTTAGTTTTGTCAAAGGCAAATTTCTGTTTATCAGCCATAATGCTATTTTAATTGTTTATTCCCGGTGGCCATGCTTTTCCTCGGACTGCACAAGCCGCAGGTACGTTAACTATTTCTCTATATATAATAAAGTGTACTCGCTTTCATCTTCAAATACCTGTTGATAGAAAGATATGCGCACATGAACGTGATTAAGACACCGAACAGCAATACGGAACCGGATACCAGCAACATCACTTCGGGAGTAATCACCCGGATCAGTTCAGGTTCGTAAGACACCAGCCAATATGCCGCTCCCATCAGGATGGCATCTGCTAGAATTCCCGCCAATATCCCACTCCATATATTCCTGCGAAGAAATGGCCTCCGGATGAAACTCCAACTGGCACCTACCAGTTTCATGGTATGGATGAGGAATCGTTTGGAATAAATAGCCAGACGTATCGTGTTATTAATCAGTGCAAAGGAAATCAATGCCAACACTACTGCCAACGCCAGTAGCACAAGGCTGATATTACGGATGTTCTCGTTCACCAAATCGATCAGTTCGCGCTGGTAAAGCACGTCCTGTATGTTGGTGTTCTTTTTGATCATCTTTTCTATCTTGGCTATGCTGTCCGAATTGGCATAGTCGGAATGTAGTTTTATTTCGATGGATGCAGTAAAAGGATTGTAGCCGAGGAATTCCTCCGGGTCCGTCCCCATAGCTTCCGTCTGCTCTTTCAATGCCTGCTTTTTTGAAATATACTCGGTCTCTTTGACAAACGGTTCTTTATCAAGCTTCTTCTGTAGTTTCAGTATATCCGACTCTTTCATGTCATCACTGATCAACACGGAGAAATTGATGTTTTCACGTACATAAATGGAAAGATTGTGCGCTCCCAAGACAAAGAACACGACCAATCCGAGCAACAACAACACCAAGGTGGTGCTGATGCTCGACGTGACAAATTGCATGTCGAAATAGGATACCGAATGATTTTTAACCTTGTTCTTCATCAGCGTTTTTTTCTGAATACGTAAATCATTGAACTGCTTCTCTCTTTCTTGCCCAGTGCGCTGAACCATCCTTTTGTCCCCGTCCACATGCCTTTCAGAAAGGCGAACGCGCTTCCACGGTGCTTCTCGCTCAACATCGATACATAGAAAGCATCAAAAGGCATGGGATGCCGTGCCGCCATGATAAACCCGTGTTTGGAAGCCAGTTGTTGGATAGTAGCCGGTGTGAAATGCCACAGATGACGGGGTACATCGTATGCAGCCCAATATTCACCATATTTCAGAGCATCATAAGAAGAGCAGTTAGGCACCGCCACAATCAGCACGCCTCTGTTGGTGAGAAGCTCATAGAGTTTATCCCAAACTTCATTCAGGTGTTCCAAGTGTTCCATGACATGCCACAAAGTTATGACATCGAATGATCCCGGTTCGAATTCGTATAAAGCACCCTCTTCTTTTACATCCAGCCCGAAATGCTCTTTGGCAAACAGACGGGCTTGTGCATTCTTTTCGATCGCTTCGACTTCCCAACCGCGTTGATCCATTGCTTCGGCAAAGTAACCGGTACCCGTCCCGATATCAAGCAGTCTCCCTTGTTTACGGTGAGATTCTTTGACCACCAAACGTGCTTTTTTGCCCAACATGTACTTACGCACCTGATGGTAAATAGTGTTCATGGCACCTTTTTTCGTATCGGAATGGGAAATATAATCGGGAGTTTCATAATAACGTCCTATTTCTGCTTCGACAGGCACCCCTTGGGTGAAAGTAAATCCGCAATCTTCGCAAGAAAGCAGGTCGAACTGTTCGCCCGATGCATAGAAATCCGTACAAGTCATAACACGCTTCAAGTGCGTGCCACCGCACAGCGGACAAGCATTTATAGTAAGTTTATTCATTGATTTTG encodes:
- the folK gene encoding 2-amino-4-hydroxy-6-hydroxymethyldihydropteridine diphosphokinase is translated as MMNVYLGLGTNLGDKEQNLRMAVEKIGERIGKIVSLSAFYVTEPWGFSSGNSFLNAVVCADTKLPPLQLLNETQAIERELGRTHKSVNGQYSDRLIDIDILLYGEEVIKTAELVLPHPLMTERRFVMEPLVEIAPDLIHPVFHKTMSELLDR
- the queA gene encoding tRNA preQ1(34) S-adenosylmethionine ribosyltransferase-isomerase QueA, with protein sequence MKLSQFKFKLPEDKIALHPTKYRDESRLMVLHRKTGQIEHKMFKDVLNYFDDKDVFIFNDTKVFPARLYGNKEKTGARIEVFLLRELNEELRLWDVLVDPARKIRIGNKLYFGDDDSMVAEVIDNTTSRGRTLRFLYDGPHDEFKKALYALGETPLPHSIINRPVEEEDAERFQSIFARNEGAVTAPTASLHFSRELMKRMEIKGIDFAYITLHAGLGNFRDIDVEDLTKHKMDSEQMFVGEEAVRTVNRAKDLGKNVCAVGTTVMRAIESTVSTDGHLKEFEGWTNKFIFPPYEFTVANAMISNFHMPLSTLLMIVAAFGGYDQVMDAYHVAMKEGYRFGTYGDAMLILD
- the truB gene encoding tRNA pseudouridine(55) synthase TruB codes for the protein MNFKEGEVLYFNKPLGWTSFKVVGHARYHICRRMKVKKLKVGHAGTLDPLATGVMIVCTGKATKRIEEFQYHTKEYIATVQLGATTPSYDLEHEIDATYPTEHITREKVEEALKRFLGEIHQIPPVFSACKVDGKRAYDLARKGEEVELKPKLLVIDEIELLECDLERMEIKIRVVCSKGTYIRALARDIGEALQSGAHLTGLIRTRVGEVKLEDCLDPMQFAAWMDEQEIEITEDN
- a CDS encoding undecaprenyl-diphosphate phosphatase, producing MEWFEALILGLVQGLTEYLPVSSSGHLAIGSALFGIQGEENLAFTIVVHVATVFSTLVILWKEIDWIFRGLFKWEMNSETKYVINILVSMIPIGIVGVFFKDYVEEIFGSGLLIVGFCLLLTAALLAFSYYAKPRQKENISMKDAFIIGLAQACAVLPGLSRSGSTIATGLLLGDNKTKLAQFSFLMVIPPILGEALLDGMKMMKGEAVTGDIPTLSLVIGFLAAFVSGCLACKWMINIVKKGKLIYFAIYCAIVGTVTIVCSLLN
- a CDS encoding DUF3098 domain-containing protein, with the translated sequence MADKQKFAFDKTNFILLAIGMAVVIIGFILMTGPSSTETTFEPDIFSVRRIRVAPVVCFLGFIFMIYAVLRKPKTKTEE
- a CDS encoding cell division protein FtsX codes for the protein MKNKVKNHSVSYFDMQFVTSSISTTLVLLLLGLVVFFVLGAHNLSIYVRENINFSVLISDDMKESDILKLQKKLDKEPFVKETEYISKKQALKEQTEAMGTDPEEFLGYNPFTASIEIKLHSDYANSDSIAKIEKMIKKNTNIQDVLYQRELIDLVNENIRNISLVLLALAVVLALISFALINNTIRLAIYSKRFLIHTMKLVGASWSFIRRPFLRRNIWSGILAGILADAILMGAAYWLVSYEPELIRVITPEVMLLVSGSVLLFGVLITFMCAYLSINRYLKMKASTLYYI
- a CDS encoding class I SAM-dependent methyltransferase, whose product is MNKLTINACPLCGGTHLKRVMTCTDFYASGEQFDLLSCEDCGFTFTQGVPVEAEIGRYYETPDYISHSDTKKGAMNTIYHQVRKYMLGKKARLVVKESHRKQGRLLDIGTGTGYFAEAMDQRGWEVEAIEKNAQARLFAKEHFGLDVKEEGALYEFEPGSFDVITLWHVMEHLEHLNEVWDKLYELLTNRGVLIVAVPNCSSYDALKYGEYWAAYDVPRHLWHFTPATIQQLASKHGFIMAARHPMPFDAFYVSMLSEKHRGSAFAFLKGMWTGTKGWFSALGKKERSSSMIYVFRKKR